The following coding sequences are from one Triticum dicoccoides isolate Atlit2015 ecotype Zavitan chromosome 4A, WEW_v2.0, whole genome shotgun sequence window:
- the LOC119285546 gene encoding probable inactive receptor kinase At5g10020, translated as MRLVILCFWIWAASGAAAVAGSDMEALLEFGRGIRQDPSRRQAAPWNPTSSSDSDGCPVDWHGVQCNGGQILSIAFDGIGLVGNASLSALARMTMLQNLSLSGNKLEGVLPRALGSLASLQHLDLSNNRFIGSIPAELTKLSNLGHLNLSSNGFGGALPVGFRSLRKLKYLDLRGNGFVGKLDDIFAQLQSPVHVDFSCNQFSGSLASISDNSSVATTLQYLNVSHNVLSGPVFASDPTPLFDSLEVFDTSYNALTGNVPSFNFMISLKVLLLQNNKFSGSIPEALFRETSMVLTQLDLSCNQLTGPIRRVTSVNLKYLNLSSNSLQGTLPITFGSCSVVDLSRNMLSGNISVVHTWGDYVEMIDLSSNRLTGTWPGQTTQFLRLTSLRISNNLLAGELPTVLGTYPELIAIDLSLNQFHGALPKNLFTAAKLTYLNLSGNNFAGTLPLPSSETNNSTTVDLSVFPVQTSNLSFLDLSNNSFGGPLPSGIGRLSGLVLLDLCLNNFTGQIPTSITKLKHLLHIDLSSNHFDGSIPDGLPDDLVEFNVSYNNFSGPVPSSLLKFPDSSFHPGNELLVLPRSGSPNSPEGSGGRKHGMKRGILYALIACVIVFVTGIIVLLLVHWKISNWKSSEKGKGQHKNSVNQGQGAPQRRAEIPSSEIHDVSLGSSPSAEYGGISVPRGGMEGQHEAQCVDQPTGSISSLKDSSASSMPSLISSPSDVRSHHHHSILRVHSPDKLVGDLHLFDNSVLFTAEELSRAPAEMIGRSCHGTSYKATLDNGYVLTVKWLKEGFAKSKKEFSREIKKLGSVKHPSLVSLRGYYWGPKEHERIIISDYVDATSLSTYLSEIEERDLAPLSVGQRLDIAISIAHCLDYLHNERVIPHGNLKSSNVLLQDSSPSALVTDYSLHRLMTPVGMAEQVLNAGALGYSPPEFASTSKPCPSLKSDVYAFGVILLELLTGRIAGEIICVSDGAVDLTDWVRMLAREERASECFDGRIVETESSGGASNKLEDMLHIAIRCIRSASERPEIRTVFEDLSSLLSSSS; from the exons ATGCGGCTCGTCATCCTGTGTTTCTGGATTTGGGCCGCATCCGGCGCCGCCGCAGTGGCTGGCTCGGACATGGAAGCGCTGCTGGAGTTCGGCAGGGGCATCCGGCAAGACCCGTCCCGCCGCCAGGCCGCTCCATGGAACCCGACCAGTTCGTCGGATTCCGACGGCTGCCCCGTCGATTGGCATGGCGTGCAGTGCAACGGCGGCCAGATTCTTTCCATAGCGTTCGATGGCATTGGGCTTGTGGGCAACGCCAGCTTGTCGGCGCTCGCAAGGATGACGATGCTTCAGAACCTGTCCCTGTCCGGCAACAAATTGGAAGGGGTCTTGCCCCGTGCGCTGGGGTCTCTTGCTTCCTTGCAGCACCTGGATCTGTCCAACAACAGATTCATTGGCTCCATTCCGGCAGAATTGACCAAACTGAGTAACCTGGGACATCTCAATCTCTCCTCCAATGGCTTCGGTGGTGCATTGCCGGTGGGTTTCAGAAGCCTGAGGAAACTGAAGTACTTGGATCTCCGTGGCAACGGCTTCGTCGGCAAATTGGATGACATATTTGCACAGCTGCAGAGCCCGGTCCATGTTGATTTCAGCTGCAACCAGTTCTCGGGGTCCCTGGCATCAATCTCTGATAACTCATCTGTGGCTACCACTCTGCAGTACCTGAATGTTAGCCATAATGTGCTGTCAGGGCCAGTGTTTGCGAGCGATCCCACGCCTTTGTTCGACAGCCTCGAGGTGTTCGATACAAGTTACAATGCGCTTACTGGCAACGTCCCGTCGTTTAACTTCATGATCTCCCTCAAGGTGTTGCTTCTGCAGAACAATAAGTTCTCGGGGTCCATTCCAGAAGCGCTATTTCGGGAGACCTCCATGGTGTTGACTCAACTTGACCTTAGCTGCAACCAGCTCACAG GTCCAATTAGGCGTGTAACGTCAGTGAATCTGAAGTACCTGAATCTGTCATCCAACAGCCTTCAGGGAACTTTACCAATCACATTTGGGAGCTGTTCAGTGGTTGATTTGAGTAGAAACATGCTTTCAGGGAACATATCAGTTGTCCATACATGGGGAGATTATGTTGAGATGATTGATTTGAGCTCAAATAGATTAACAGGAACTTGGCCCGGTCAGACTACCCAATTTTTGAGGCTGACTTCATTGAGGATTTCTAATAACTTGCTAGCAGGAGAATTGCCAACTGTTCTCGGAACCTATCCTGAGTTGATTGCCATAGATCTTAGCCTCAATCAGTTCCATGGAGCTTTACCTAAAAATCTCTTTACAGCAGCTAAGCTGACCTATCTTAATCTTTCAGGAAACAATTTCGCAGGAACTCTGCCTCTTCCCAGTTCTGAAACCAACAATTCAACTACTGTAGACCTGTCAGTTTTTCCTGTACAGACTTCAAACCTTTCATTTCTTGATCTTTCAAACAATTCTTTTGGTGGTCCACTGCCTTCGGGCATCGGTCGTTTGAGTGGATTGGTGTTGTTGGATCTCTGCCTGAACAACTTTACTGGGCAAATCCCAACATCAATCACCAAGCTAAAGCATTTACTGCACATTGACTTGTCAAGCAACCATTTCGATGGTAGCATACCTGATGGCCTCCCAGACGATCTTGTAGAGTTCAATGTATCATACAACAATTTCTCTGGCCCCGTTCCGAGCAGTTTGCTAAAATTTCCTGATTCATCTTTCCATCCAGGGAATGAACTACTTGTTCTTCCCCGCTCTGGGTCACCAAATAGTCCTGAAGGATCAGGTGGGAGGAAACATGGTATGAAGCGTGGAATTCTGTATGCATTGATTGCATGTGTTATTGTCTTTGTTACCGGGATCATTGTCCTTTTACTTGTCCATTGGAAGATCTCTAACTGGAAGAGCAGCGAAAAAGGTAAGGGCCAACATAAGAATTCTGTAAATCAAGGACAGGGTGCTCCTCAGAGACGTGCAGAAATTCCAAGTTCTGAAATCCACGATGTGTCGCTAGGATCATCACCGTCTGCAGAGTATGGAGGCATTTCCGTGCCCCGTGGTGGCATGGAAGGACAGCATGAAGCACAATGTGTGGATCAGCCAACTGGTAGCATTTCTAGCCTTAAAGATAGCTCAGCGTCTTCTATGCCTTCATTGATATCATCACCTTCTGATGTGCGCTCACACCACCATCACTCCATCTTGAGAGTGCACTCTCCCGACAAACTGGTCGGGGACTTGCATCTTTTCGACAATTCTGTGTTGTTTACAGCGGAAGAGCTCTCTCGTGCTCCGGCAGAGATGATCGGCCGGAGCTGTCACGGGACATCCTACAAGGCTACTCTTGACAATGGATATGTGCTGACAGTGAAGTGGCTGAAGGAGGGGTTTGCTAAGAGCAAGAAAGAGTTTTCCCGTGAGATAAAGAAGCTCGGCAGCGTCAAACATCCCAGTCTAGTCTCACTGCGAGGCTACTACTGGGGCCCCAAAGAGCACGAGAGGATCATCATATCAGACTATGTAGATGCCACATCTCTGTCTACCTACCTGTCTG AGATTGAAGAGCGGGATCTTGCACCTCTGTCGGTGGGCCAGCGGCTTGACATCGCGATCAGCATTGCCCACTGTCTAGATTACCTGCACAATGAGCGGGTGATCCCACATGGCAACCTCAAGTCGTCCAACGTCCTGCTTCAGGACTCGAGCCCGTCTGCTCTGGTAACTGACTACAGCCTTCACAGGCTGATGACTCCGGTGGGCATGGCTGAGCAGGTCCTGAATGCAGGGGCCCTTGGGTACTCCCCTCCAGAGTTTGCGAGCACCAGCAAGCCATGCCCGTCTCTGAAGAGCGACGTGTATGCCTTTGGCGTCATCCTGCTTGAGCTTCTGACAGGGAGGATCGCGGGGGAGATCATTTGTGTGAGCGATGGCGCGGTCGACCTGACGGACTGGGTGAGGATGCTGGCAAGGGAGGAGCGTGCTTCCGAGTGCTTCGACGGGCGCATTGTTGAAACTGAAAGCTCAGGGGGCGCATCTAACAAGCTGGAGGACATGCTGCACATCGCCATCCGGTGTATCCGGTCCGCATCGGAGAGGCCGGAGATACGGACGGTGTTCGAGGACCTCTCGTCcctgttgtcgtcgtcgtcgtga
- the LOC119285548 gene encoding membrane steroid-binding protein 1-like, with protein MAAQGIADAVQAYTGLSPAAAFTVLALMLATYLIVSTLFVAPDAAPSAPAAHPKPPQQQEEGTEAEAEAEPEPFVPPFPDPVQVGEITLEQLRAYDGKDPAKSILIAIRGQVYDVSRGRLFYGPQGPYSLFAGRDASRALALMSFDLNDLTGDLEGLSPDELEVLQDWEEKFKERYPVVGHLPGENGTAGAQPDHEAEKA; from the exons ATGGCGGCGCAGGGGATCGCGGACGCCGTGCAGGCTTACACGGGCCTCTCGCCCGCGGCCGCCTTCACCGTGCTGGCTCTCATGCTCGCCACCTACCTCATCGTCTCCACCCTCTTCGTCGCCCCAGACGCAGCCCCTTCGGCACCGGCGGCTCATCCCAAGCCGCCTCAGCAGCAGGAGGAGgggacggaggcggaggcggaggcggagccggAGCCGTTCGTGCCGCCGTTTCCGGACCCTGTGCAGGTGGGCGAGATCACGCTCGAGCAGCTCAGGGCCTATGACGGCAAGGATCCCGCCAAGTCCATCCTCATCGCCATCCGCGGTCAGGTCTACGACGTCTCGCGCGGGAG GCTGTTTTATGGACCTCAAGGACCATACTCCTTGTTTGCTGGGAGGGATGCATCTCGGGCCCTGGCATTGATGTCATTTGACCTTAATGACCTGACTGGAGACTTGGAAGGCCTGAGCCCAGACGAACTGGAGGTTTTACAAGACTGGGAAGAGAAGTTTAAAGAGAGGTACCCTGTGGTGGGTCATCTTCCTGGTGAAAACGGAACAGCTGGTGCCCAGCCTGATCACGAGGCAGAGAAGGCCTAA
- the LOC119285547 gene encoding guanylate kinase 2, chloroplastic/mitochondrial-like: protein MLLSRRFSSALARSAFLARCPLPPRAPPPPRPLPRRLMSSSSSSSSSGWHHSSRLPPPPPPPPPSFSDKDQLFRGLEAALGTTFSSEPLAPPPEPMILVISGPSGVGKDAVIKRLQEEREEIHFVVTATSRAIRPGEVDGKDYHFVTKEAFLTMIEREELLEYALVYGEYKGIPKQQIRDYMAKGHDIVLRVDIQGAATLREILGESAIFIFLVAESEEALVKRLIHRKTETTDMLLVRIATAREEVRRMKYFDYVVVNAEGKLEDAVKQVESIIDAEKAKVQKRNVQI from the exons ATGCTTCTCTCCCGGCGCTTCTCCTCCGCCCTCGCTCGTTCCGCCTTCCTCGCGAGATGCCCCCTTCCACCCCGGGCCCCTCCGCCCCCCCGCCCCCTGCCACGCCGCCtcatgtcctcctcctcctcctcctcctcctccgggtggCACCACTCTTCCCGtctcccgccgccgcctcctccgccgcccccgTCCTTCTCCGACAAG GATCAGCTGTTCCGGGGGCTGGAGGCGGCGCTGGGCACCACGTTTAGCTCCGAAccgctggcgccgccgccggagccgatgATCCTCGTCATCAGTGGCCCGAGCGGCGTCGGCAAGGATGCAGTCATCAAG AGGCTGCAAGAGGAGAGGGAAGAGATCCATTTTGTTGTTACGGCGACGAGCAGAGCAATTCGGCCAGGTGAAGTTGACGGGAAGGACTATCACTTTGTCACCAAGGAGGCGTTCCTCACCATGATTGAAAGGGAGGAGTTGCTTGAGTATGCGCTTGTTTATGGGGAATACAAGGGGATTCCCAAGCAGCAG ATCCGTGATTACATGGCCAAAGGACATGACATTGTCTTGAGAGTCGACATTCAAGGAGCAGCAACTTTGAGAGAGATACTTGGCGAATCTGCAATTTTCATCTTTCTAGTTGCAGAGAGCGAGGAGGCACTTGTCAAAAGGCTCATTCACCGTAAAACTGAAACTACAGACATGCTTCTTGTCAGAATTGCAACAGCCAGAGAGGAGGTGAGGCGGATGAAATATTTTGACTACGTTGTTGTCAATGCTGAAGGGAAGCTTGAGGATGCTGTTAAACAGGTTGAGTCTATCATTGATGCTGAGAAGGCAAAAGTCCAAAAGCGTAATGTCCAGATCTAG